The following are from one region of the Ignavibacteriota bacterium genome:
- a CDS encoding Re/Si-specific NAD(P)(+) transhydrogenase subunit alpha, which produces MVIAVPKEILPGENRVACTPDVASKLIKAGFQIQIEKDAGLNAGFTNTLYEKSGAKIVDLNDLYSSADIVLKVQRPLDHPSAGKNEIDLMKDGTLLITFLYPLNHPELAKKCAANKINVISMDMIPRTTLAQKMDALSSQANIAGYKSVIMTADHLGKIFPMLMTAAGTISPAKVVIMGAGVAGLQALGTAKRLGAVVEVSDIRAAVKEEVHSLGGKFIEVEGAADMQDAGGYAKEVSQEFLKKQKDLIFKHITEADIVITTALVPGKKAPVLVTEEMVKNMRPGSVVLDMAVEFGGNCEVSEKGKIVKKYGVTIIGEPNLPSLVPTHSSEMYSKNILAFIQHFGKEGKVELRLEDEIIKGALITLNGEVVNQRIKDLLK; this is translated from the coding sequence ATGGTAATAGCAGTTCCTAAAGAGATCCTGCCTGGCGAAAATCGAGTAGCGTGTACCCCGGATGTTGCTTCAAAACTTATAAAAGCTGGTTTCCAGATCCAGATAGAGAAAGATGCCGGATTAAATGCCGGTTTTACAAATACGTTGTATGAAAAATCCGGCGCTAAGATTGTTGACTTAAATGATCTTTATTCATCGGCAGATATAGTTTTGAAAGTTCAACGCCCACTTGATCATCCATCAGCAGGGAAAAACGAAATTGACTTAATGAAAGACGGAACACTTTTGATAACTTTTCTTTATCCGTTAAATCATCCTGAACTGGCAAAAAAGTGCGCTGCAAACAAAATTAATGTTATCTCGATGGATATGATTCCGAGGACAACACTCGCACAAAAAATGGATGCACTTAGCTCACAGGCGAACATTGCTGGATACAAAAGTGTAATTATGACGGCAGATCATCTTGGGAAAATTTTTCCAATGTTAATGACAGCCGCCGGTACAATTTCACCTGCGAAAGTTGTAATTATGGGTGCCGGAGTTGCAGGATTGCAGGCACTCGGTACAGCCAAAAGATTAGGAGCAGTTGTTGAAGTTTCCGACATCCGTGCAGCAGTGAAAGAAGAAGTGCACAGTCTTGGCGGAAAATTTATTGAAGTTGAAGGTGCTGCTGATATGCAGGATGCTGGTGGTTATGCGAAGGAAGTTTCGCAGGAATTTTTGAAGAAGCAGAAAGATCTGATTTTTAAACATATCACAGAAGCTGATATTGTCATTACAACTGCACTCGTTCCCGGGAAAAAAGCACCGGTACTTGTTACTGAAGAAATGGTAAAAAATATGAGACCGGGAAGCGTTGTTCTTGATATGGCAGTTGAGTTTGGAGGAAATTGTGAGGTCAGCGAGAAAGGTAAGATTGTGAAGAAGTATGGGGTTACAATAATCGGCGAACCGAATCTTCCGAGCCTTGTTCCTACTCATTCAAGTGAAATGTATTCCAAAAATATTCTGGCATTCATTCAGCACTTCGGTAAGGAAGGTAAAGTTGAATTGAGACTTGAAGATGAAATTATAAAAGGTGCACTCATTACTCTCAACGGAGAAGTTGTAAATCAAAGAATTAAAGATCTTCTTAAATAA
- a CDS encoding T9SS type A sorting domain-containing protein, with product MNWDSISTINNSARIIFSSSNGDIYLGSYGVYRSTNEGISWTKLNFLQSSGMVRSIAENNNFFFAGTYFSGVFRSVDSGNNWSQSSSGINNSTISTMEKGLINKVYAISVPAGLSVTSDNGENWSILNTMGPVTSFTASPNGTIFASSGGSLMGVILRSIDSGTYWDIILQVDSAITQVNVNFDNSVYAIINHKLFKSSNNGNDWFEIQLTSPAEFIKSVTFNNIGYIFCETGTGYFRSSDNGGNWEYLVSTPEGIVIFGITKTNEMYATASDSNFYRSTDFGNSWNSIYKSNGNAVKSFADDSEGNLFILLSGTGVLRSADNGIIWEEINSGLDNVSLNNLIITDNDYILAGTSGEGVYKSVNKTTSLENSFAELPASFLLEQNYPNPFNPTTNIRFKIAESGYVSLKIFDVLGNEIETLISGEKPSGDYEVKFDGRSLSSGIYFYQLRSGEIIQTKKMILIR from the coding sequence ATGAACTGGGATAGCATCTCAACTATAAATAATTCGGCAAGAATAATTTTTTCTTCAAGCAATGGAGATATTTATTTGGGCAGCTATGGAGTTTATCGTTCAACAAATGAAGGAATAAGTTGGACTAAATTAAACTTTCTTCAATCCAGCGGTATGGTTCGGTCCATTGCCGAAAATAATAATTTCTTTTTTGCCGGGACATATTTTAGTGGGGTTTTTCGTTCAGTTGACTCTGGAAATAATTGGTCTCAATCTTCAAGCGGGATAAATAATTCTACAATCAGCACCATGGAAAAGGGACTAATAAATAAAGTTTACGCTATATCAGTGCCAGCAGGATTATCTGTCACATCTGATAATGGTGAAAACTGGTCTATATTAAATACAATGGGGCCAGTTACTTCATTCACAGCTTCGCCAAATGGGACTATTTTTGCAAGCAGTGGTGGTTCATTAATGGGAGTTATTCTAAGATCAATTGATTCAGGAACTTATTGGGATATTATATTACAGGTTGATTCAGCAATTACTCAAGTAAATGTTAATTTCGATAATTCTGTCTATGCAATCATTAATCATAAATTATTCAAATCTTCAAACAACGGTAATGATTGGTTTGAGATTCAACTAACATCCCCTGCTGAATTTATAAAATCGGTTACATTTAATAATATAGGATACATTTTTTGTGAGACAGGTACAGGATATTTTCGATCTTCTGATAACGGTGGTAATTGGGAGTATTTAGTATCAACTCCTGAAGGAATAGTAATTTTCGGAATAACAAAAACAAACGAAATGTATGCCACAGCTTCCGACAGCAATTTTTATCGCTCAACTGATTTTGGAAATAGCTGGAACTCTATCTATAAAAGTAATGGAAACGCTGTTAAATCATTTGCAGATGACAGCGAAGGTAATCTCTTCATTTTGCTTTCCGGAACCGGTGTTCTTAGATCGGCAGACAATGGTATTATCTGGGAGGAAATAAATTCAGGACTGGATAACGTGAGTCTTAATAATTTAATTATTACTGATAATGACTATATTTTGGCAGGAACAAGTGGCGAAGGTGTTTACAAAAGCGTAAATAAAACAACATCTCTTGAAAATTCTTTTGCAGAACTACCAGCTTCTTTCTTATTAGAACAAAATTATCCAAATCCCTTTAATCCAACTACTAATATTCGGTTTAAGATTGCAGAATCTGGATATGTTAGCTTAAAAATATTTGATGTACTTGGAAATGAAATCGAAACTTTAATAAGTGGGGAAAAACCTTCGGGAGATTATGAAGTTAAGTTTGATGGGCGCTCTCTTTCCAGTGGAATTTATTTCTATCAATTACGATCAGGGGAAATTATTCAAACTAAAAAAATGATTCTTATCAGATAA
- a CDS encoding agmatine deiminase family protein: MNKLDLLAEWTNHEATWIGWPYNKSDWPQKFSPIPYVYAEIVKYISRGEKVRIFVQSKEHRLKAEKVLKDSNGGLTNVEFFIKKTDRGWLRDSGPMFVKDRNEVIVIDFKFNAWAKYDDYKHDDKIPAFISQKLKLKRIAAEHNSRQVVLEGGAIDTNGKGTLITTEECLLDEKVQTRNPGFTKQDYFEIFKKYFGVTNVIWLGKGIVGDDTHGHIDDLCRFVNEDTVVLVSEKNPSEENYNLLNENRERLQNIKLLNGSNLNVVSLPMPSPQIFKGQRLPASYANFYISNYAVLVPTFNDPNDRIVLGILSDFFADRKVIGIHSVDLVWGLGTLHCLTKEQPAI; this comes from the coding sequence CTTATGTCTATGCAGAGATTGTAAAATATATTTCACGCGGAGAAAAAGTTAGAATTTTTGTTCAGTCAAAAGAGCATCGATTAAAAGCTGAAAAAGTTTTGAAAGATTCTAATGGCGGTCTGACAAATGTGGAGTTCTTCATTAAGAAAACGGACCGAGGCTGGCTGAGAGATTCCGGACCAATGTTTGTGAAAGATAGAAATGAAGTCATAGTAATTGATTTTAAATTCAATGCCTGGGCAAAGTATGATGACTACAAACACGATGATAAAATTCCAGCATTCATTTCACAAAAATTAAAACTAAAAAGAATAGCTGCTGAACATAACAGCAGGCAAGTTGTACTTGAAGGCGGTGCTATTGATACAAATGGTAAAGGAACTTTAATAACAACAGAAGAATGTTTGCTCGATGAAAAAGTCCAGACCCGAAATCCTGGTTTTACAAAACAAGATTATTTTGAAATCTTCAAGAAATATTTTGGCGTTACGAATGTGATCTGGCTGGGAAAGGGAATTGTTGGGGATGATACTCATGGACACATTGACGATCTTTGCAGATTTGTAAATGAAGATACGGTTGTTCTTGTTTCCGAAAAAAATCCTTCTGAGGAAAATTATAATTTATTAAATGAGAATCGGGAACGTCTTCAAAATATTAAACTATTAAATGGCTCTAATTTAAATGTTGTGTCTCTGCCTATGCCTTCGCCTCAAATTTTCAAAGGACAAAGACTCCCGGCAAGTTATGCAAATTTCTACATTTCAAATTATGCTGTCCTGGTTCCGACTTTCAATGATCCGAATGACAGAATTGTGCTCGGAATATTATCGGACTTTTTCGCTGACAGAAAAGTAATCGGTATTCATTCAGTTGATTTGGTTTGGGGATTGGGAACGCTTCACTGCTTAACGAAAGAACAACCGGCTATATAA